The Pedobacter roseus genome contains a region encoding:
- a CDS encoding sensor histidine kinase: MKDRIYKSVVLVSFLILLLVQLRLTYNSYVLRDRDYSLKEKTLINDEYGRSISEDKVYRGGGKIIDSILSSNMPALKQAYLSNRKEFVKLSERVSNTLLKDLQKESTMDSVFRSIVKRNGLDSNLQYLLTFQQIEINFDTKIGNITIFDNHSYTGFKANQITPYGVIIDGTLADPSLQNRVTNLSVSGKLVYDYRITFNLFVDPPGRTMKVAYQMLPTFSLVALCIIIIVGINYYTYISWMRQKKETDVKSDFLNSIKHEFNTPITTILVASKSLHEEEVLNDRMRVNALINIVERQARRLHSHINQMLEISEINNNINLEETDLNYAVLTLVNDYKIKVQAPDSLTFDPHGSEILIMMDPFVFTTMLQNILDNSFKHNHSDVKMTVLFITAHNGGYILHIKDNGKGIEETVKEKIFDKFFRAGKDNTVSGLGLGLYYVKQCLDIHGWDISIRTEPEKGTEFLVHIPAGQTIDITNH, encoded by the coding sequence ATGAAAGATCGTATCTATAAGTCCGTTGTGCTGGTCAGTTTTCTGATTTTACTCCTGGTACAACTCAGATTAACCTATAATTCTTATGTACTCAGAGACAGGGATTATAGTTTAAAGGAAAAAACGCTGATTAACGATGAATATGGACGTAGTATATCAGAAGATAAAGTGTACAGGGGCGGTGGAAAGATTATCGATTCGATCCTCTCCAGTAATATGCCAGCGCTTAAACAAGCTTACCTCAGCAACCGGAAAGAATTTGTGAAATTGTCGGAAAGGGTGAGCAACACCCTGTTAAAAGATCTCCAAAAGGAAAGTACCATGGACAGTGTTTTCCGGTCGATTGTAAAAAGGAATGGTTTGGATAGCAATTTGCAATACCTGCTCACCTTCCAGCAGATAGAAATCAACTTTGATACCAAAATCGGGAATATCACTATATTCGATAACCATAGTTATACCGGTTTTAAAGCAAACCAAATAACACCTTACGGGGTAATTATTGATGGTACCCTTGCCGATCCAAGCCTTCAAAATCGTGTAACCAATCTTTCGGTTAGTGGCAAACTGGTTTACGATTATAGAATTACCTTCAATCTTTTTGTCGATCCTCCCGGCCGTACCATGAAAGTGGCCTATCAAATGCTGCCAACATTTTCGCTGGTTGCGCTGTGCATCATTATTATCGTAGGCATTAATTATTATACCTATATCAGCTGGATGCGGCAGAAAAAGGAAACGGATGTTAAATCTGACTTCCTGAACAGCATCAAGCACGAATTCAATACGCCCATCACCACCATATTAGTAGCAAGCAAAAGCCTGCATGAAGAGGAGGTGCTCAATGACCGGATGCGTGTAAATGCACTCATCAACATTGTAGAAAGACAAGCCCGGAGACTTCACTCCCACATCAACCAGATGCTGGAGATTTCGGAAATCAACAACAATATCAACCTGGAAGAAACTGACCTTAACTATGCGGTGCTTACTCTGGTTAACGATTATAAAATAAAAGTACAGGCACCCGATAGCCTTACCTTTGACCCTCATGGTTCGGAAATATTGATCATGATGGATCCTTTTGTATTTACCACCATGTTGCAGAATATTCTGGATAACTCCTTTAAACATAACCATAGCGATGTAAAAATGACCGTGCTTTTTATTACGGCGCATAATGGCGGTTACATCCTCCACATTAAAGACAATGGAAAGGGCATTGAGGAGACTGTAAAGGAGAAAATATTCGATAAGTTCTTCCGCGCGGGCAAGGACAATACGGTTTCGGGGCTTGGGCTTGGGCTCTATTATGTTAAACAGTGCCTGGATATTCATGGCTGGGACATCAGCATAAGAACAGAACCGGAAAAAGGAACCGAATTTCTGGTGCACATCCCGGCCGGACAAACGATAGACATTACAAATCATTAA
- a CDS encoding alpha-L-fucosidase: MTFKRILSLLLIVSGATSIYPAMAQQKSANKPLPELQQDFVDLGLGMFIHYGMPTFMDQDWSDPDADLSLFQSPKLDADQWAKAAKSANMTYGCLTTKHHSGFPIWNTKTTAYNVMNTPLKRDVVKEYADAFRKNGLKVMLYYSILDTHHGIRPNQITPANVKMIKDQITELLTNYGEITALIIDGWDAPWSRISYDQVPFEDIYYLIKSLQPNCLVMDLNAAKYPTQALFYTDIKSYEQGAGQFISKENNKLPALACLPLQANWFWKTSFPDTPVKNVPELVNKFIIPYNGAYCNFILNVAPGKNGLIDDNALAALKEMGQIYKKPEGLPRIPAYAAPIISSNIAKHVKSNSSWSDDMNIMDFANDDDFGSSWSSNPTVKSPWYELNFEKAVPCNMIVLTAGNNRKATYSLQYYANGKWNALTAKQEGEKRVSIFRFGRIWCEKIKVTITGFDSPPAIAELGVFNERK; encoded by the coding sequence ATGACCTTTAAAAGGATTTTATCATTATTACTTATCGTTTCGGGAGCGACATCCATTTACCCGGCAATGGCCCAGCAGAAATCGGCCAATAAACCTTTACCCGAGCTTCAGCAAGATTTTGTTGACCTTGGACTGGGCATGTTTATCCATTATGGAATGCCTACTTTTATGGATCAGGACTGGTCTGACCCTGATGCCGATCTTTCCCTTTTCCAATCGCCCAAGCTCGATGCTGATCAATGGGCTAAAGCCGCAAAATCTGCAAATATGACTTATGGCTGTTTGACTACCAAACACCACAGCGGATTTCCGATCTGGAACACCAAAACTACAGCCTACAATGTGATGAACACACCGCTAAAGCGCGATGTGGTAAAGGAGTATGCAGATGCTTTCCGCAAGAACGGATTAAAAGTAATGTTGTATTATTCTATATTGGATACCCATCACGGCATCCGCCCAAACCAGATTACCCCGGCGAATGTTAAAATGATCAAAGATCAGATTACTGAATTGCTCACCAATTATGGCGAAATCACCGCCCTTATTATTGATGGATGGGATGCACCATGGTCCAGGATTTCTTATGATCAGGTACCTTTTGAAGATATTTACTATTTAATTAAATCATTACAGCCTAACTGTTTGGTAATGGATCTGAATGCGGCTAAATATCCTACACAGGCACTTTTCTATACCGATATCAAATCGTATGAACAAGGTGCAGGCCAGTTTATTTCAAAAGAAAACAACAAACTTCCGGCGCTTGCCTGTTTGCCTTTGCAGGCCAACTGGTTCTGGAAAACTTCTTTCCCTGATACACCTGTAAAAAATGTACCCGAACTGGTGAATAAGTTCATCATTCCTTACAATGGTGCCTACTGCAATTTTATATTGAATGTGGCACCGGGCAAAAATGGCCTGATCGATGATAACGCCTTAGCGGCGCTTAAAGAAATGGGGCAGATCTATAAAAAACCTGAAGGTCTTCCACGTATTCCGGCCTACGCTGCACCGATTATTTCAAGTAACATCGCCAAGCATGTAAAAAGCAACAGTAGCTGGAGTGATGATATGAATATTATGGATTTTGCCAACGACGATGATTTTGGTTCCAGCTGGTCATCTAATCCTACCGTAAAATCGCCATGGTATGAGCTAAACTTCGAGAAAGCCGTTCCTTGTAACATGATAGTGCTAACGGCAGGAAATAACAGAAAAGCGACTTACAGCTTACAATATTATGCGAACGGTAAATGGAATGCTTTAACCGCAAAACAGGAGGGCGAGAAAAGGGTGAGTATTTTTAGGTTCGGGCGCATCTGGTGCGAAAAAATAAAAGTAACCATTACAGGCTTCGACAGCCCGCCAGCAATTGCTGAGCTAGGGGTATTTAACGAAAGAAAATAA
- a CDS encoding SusC/RagA family TonB-linked outer membrane protein, producing MNQNFTARIRHLPYQGNLWILLSVLCVCFLLLGSSTFAQQGATIKITGTVKDSLGLGIPGVSLQVKGQSAMGTITDGDGKYSLNATAKSTVVVSSVGFRTTTFVADPQKLKVDLILHSDDNNLSDVVVTAFGKKERREVMVGSVTSITPSKLKIPSSNLTNAMAGQIAGVVAYQRSGQPGLDNSTFFIRGVTTFGYKQDPLILVDNVELTPTDLARLQVDDIASFSILKDASATALYGARGANGVILVTTKEGVEGNAKVNVRFENSISQSTQNLEIADPITFMKMYNEALTTRNPLAVPRYSQNDIYNREQTLSNAPGSNKYVYPAVNWIDELFKTSTNNQRLNGSVSGGGKIARYYIGTSYNRDNGILKVSPVNNFNNNVKLENYQLRSNVNINVTPTTEVVLRLSGTFDEYNGPITDDGSFSADLYKKALHTSPVLFPAYYPADPSLGIDTHILFGNSSTEGTGNTVGFSNPYADMMKGYKSFSRSRMSAQLELNQDLNFLTKGLTFKGLFNTNRYSYFDLTRKYAPFYYNIASYDRISNQYSLNWINNQPGQASEYLSFEPGFKDINTFVYMQAVIDYSRQLGTKHNISSTLIATRQQRLYANAIDPATNLSSLQYSLPYRNVGLSGRLGYSYDNRYFAEFNFGYNGSERFAEKNRFGFFPTIGGSWVISNEKFWNGGLKDAVNKLKLRASYGLVGNDAIGAQRFFYLSNVNLNGGNPAYFGQTNGVTRPGVSITNYANDAVTWETSRQTNIGLEISLFKSLNIIAEVYKQHRYNILMERASIPTSMGLESGVSANLGTADSRGIDFSADYSKTFSGGFWMSGRMNFTFSQNKYGQYEQPAYKEPWRILSGQKIGVRWGYIAERLFVDDQEAAASPTQLFGAGASAPKGGDIKYTDVNNDGKITEADQVFIGLPSTPEIVYGAGLSMGFKKIDLSLFFQGVGRTSFFIDPSQVSPFLENRQVLQPFADSHWTEENQDLYAKYPRLGTTSSEISNNLQTSSWWMRDGAFIRLKSIEIGYTFPDKLSKKAFLSNCRIYFNALNPLTWSRFKDWDPELASNGFSYPIQKVYNIGINVNL from the coding sequence ATGAACCAAAATTTTACTGCAAGGATAAGGCATTTGCCTTATCAGGGAAATCTGTGGATACTGCTCTCGGTACTATGTGTCTGTTTTCTGCTCTTGGGCAGTAGCACTTTTGCACAACAGGGCGCAACAATCAAAATTACTGGAACGGTTAAAGATTCGCTTGGCTTAGGCATACCTGGGGTTAGTCTGCAGGTAAAAGGCCAGAGTGCTATGGGTACCATTACCGATGGCGACGGTAAATACTCCCTCAATGCTACGGCCAAATCTACCGTTGTGGTATCGTCAGTCGGTTTTAGAACAACTACTTTCGTCGCTGATCCACAAAAACTAAAGGTAGACCTTATCCTGCACTCCGATGATAATAATCTCTCTGATGTAGTGGTTACCGCTTTCGGAAAGAAGGAGCGGAGAGAAGTCATGGTGGGATCGGTTACCAGCATTACGCCTTCTAAGCTAAAGATCCCCTCAAGCAATTTAACCAATGCCATGGCCGGGCAGATTGCCGGGGTAGTGGCCTACCAGCGGAGCGGCCAGCCCGGATTGGATAATTCTACGTTTTTTATCCGCGGGGTAACCACTTTTGGCTATAAACAGGATCCGCTAATCCTGGTGGATAATGTGGAGCTCACCCCAACCGATCTGGCGCGGTTACAGGTAGATGATATCGCTAGTTTTTCTATATTAAAAGATGCCAGTGCAACTGCTTTATATGGTGCCAGGGGTGCTAACGGGGTAATTCTGGTCACCACCAAAGAAGGTGTAGAAGGTAACGCAAAAGTAAATGTTCGCTTTGAAAATTCCATTTCTCAGTCTACGCAAAACCTCGAAATTGCCGATCCCATTACCTTTATGAAGATGTACAATGAGGCCTTAACCACCAGGAACCCGCTAGCGGTGCCCAGGTATAGCCAAAATGATATTTATAATCGTGAACAAACACTGAGCAATGCACCGGGTAGCAACAAATATGTGTATCCTGCGGTAAACTGGATTGATGAACTTTTTAAAACCAGTACCAATAACCAACGCCTTAATGGAAGTGTAAGTGGTGGGGGCAAAATTGCGAGATATTACATCGGTACCTCTTATAACCGCGACAATGGCATATTAAAAGTGAGCCCTGTAAATAACTTTAACAATAATGTGAAGCTCGAAAATTACCAGCTGCGCTCCAATGTAAACATTAATGTTACGCCTACCACAGAAGTCGTGCTGAGGCTTTCTGGCACTTTTGATGAGTATAACGGGCCAATTACAGATGACGGTTCTTTTTCTGCCGATCTGTATAAAAAGGCACTCCATACCAGTCCGGTATTGTTTCCTGCATATTATCCGGCCGATCCTTCATTGGGAATTGATACACACATTCTGTTTGGGAACAGCTCCACTGAAGGAACAGGAAATACGGTGGGTTTTTCCAATCCTTATGCAGACATGATGAAAGGGTATAAATCCTTCTCCAGATCCAGGATGTCGGCCCAGTTGGAGCTGAACCAGGATCTTAATTTTTTAACAAAGGGTTTAACCTTTAAAGGACTTTTTAATACCAACAGGTATTCCTATTTCGATCTGACGAGAAAATATGCTCCGTTTTACTACAATATAGCATCTTACGACCGGATCAGCAATCAATATAGTTTGAACTGGATCAATAATCAACCCGGCCAGGCTTCGGAATACCTGAGTTTCGAGCCAGGATTTAAGGATATCAATACTTTTGTGTACATGCAGGCGGTTATAGATTACTCGAGGCAGCTGGGCACAAAACATAACATCAGCAGTACCTTAATTGCAACCAGGCAACAGCGTTTATATGCCAATGCTATTGACCCGGCAACCAATTTATCAAGTCTCCAATATTCACTTCCTTACCGTAACGTAGGCTTATCAGGGAGGTTAGGCTATTCTTATGACAACCGCTATTTTGCCGAATTTAACTTTGGTTACAACGGATCGGAACGCTTTGCTGAAAAGAACAGATTTGGTTTCTTCCCAACAATTGGCGGCTCCTGGGTAATCTCTAACGAAAAATTCTGGAATGGCGGTTTGAAAGACGCTGTTAATAAGCTTAAACTGCGGGCAAGTTATGGCCTGGTGGGAAATGACGCCATTGGGGCACAACGTTTCTTTTATCTGTCGAACGTAAACCTGAATGGTGGTAATCCTGCTTATTTCGGACAAACCAACGGGGTAACCAGACCAGGGGTGAGCATAACCAATTATGCAAACGATGCGGTAACCTGGGAAACTTCCAGACAGACCAATATCGGTTTGGAAATCAGCTTATTTAAAAGTCTGAATATTATTGCTGAAGTGTATAAACAACACCGCTATAATATCTTAATGGAGCGTGCCTCTATTCCTACCAGTATGGGATTAGAATCAGGTGTGAGCGCAAACTTGGGTACCGCCGATTCGAGGGGAATAGACTTTTCGGCCGACTACAGTAAAACCTTCAGCGGAGGATTTTGGATGTCGGGAAGAATGAATTTTACCTTTTCACAGAATAAATACGGACAATACGAGCAACCAGCCTATAAGGAGCCATGGAGAATACTCTCCGGGCAGAAAATCGGGGTAAGGTGGGGTTACATTGCAGAGCGCCTTTTTGTTGATGACCAGGAGGCGGCCGCTTCGCCAACACAGCTTTTTGGCGCCGGAGCATCCGCACCTAAGGGTGGCGATATCAAATATACCGACGTAAACAATGATGGCAAAATTACCGAAGCCGATCAGGTTTTTATCGGTTTGCCTTCAACGCCTGAAATTGTTTATGGTGCGGGCTTATCAATGGGATTCAAAAAAATAGATCTTTCCTTGTTCTTTCAGGGGGTAGGCCGCACGAGTTTCTTTATCGACCCTTCGCAGGTTAGTCCGTTTCTGGAGAACAGGCAGGTGCTTCAGCCCTTTGCTGATAGCCATTGGACAGAGGAAAACCAGGATCTTTATGCCAAATATCCCCGCTTGGGAACCACTTCTTCTGAGATCAGCAATAACCTCCAAACCAGTTCGTGGTGGATGCGCGACGGTGCTTTTATCAGGTTAAAGTCGATAGAAATCGGTTATACTTTTCCTGATAAATTATCTAAAAAAGCATTTCTGTCTAACTGCAGGATCTATTTCAATGCCTTAAATCCGCTTACCTGGAGCAGGTTTAAAGACTGGGATCCGGAACTGGCCTCTAACGGCTTCAGTTATCCGATCCAGAAAGTGTATAACATTGGAATCAACGTAAACCTATAA
- a CDS encoding RagB/SusD family nutrient uptake outer membrane protein, producing MKFNFKLIILLAAITGMALSCKKYLDVTPDNVATIDYAFRNRNEAENYLFTCYSTIQNMGPSNSDAAFTTSGEIYFPNTLTEATLGSRDAEQGFHLIRGVQTTDNPSLNYWDGEQLGQPIFKAIRRCNIFLENIDRPKDLPQFERNRWIAEVKFLKAYYHFYLLRMYGPIPLIKQNLPIDAGTDEVRVKRAPVDEAFAYIVSLLDEATPDLPRTIQDLARSLGRITQNIALSVKAEVLTTQASPFFNGNPDYTGFKDKDGLNLFPAAFSAEKWSKAMLACQAAVKSCEESNLSLYHFTSPGNLPTIPAPLKTVMDIRQSITENWEKNPEVIWALNPEFGLQSMAMPRLTNAMVQNMGGAPGNFAVPIGMAELFYSKNGIPMAEDASYDYRGRYAVATAPTESKYYLKSGYQTIKMHMDREPRFYADLSFDGSCFFGNGQTDPEKMLYVQARGGTSLAGPKDNIRVNVSGYWPSKLVNYQSVFGTEVSQTGFRMPLIRLAGLYLLYAETLNEVNGPTADVYTYIDKVRTRAGLKGVKESWSSYSTNPGKASSKDGLRAIIQQERRIELCFEGRIGWDLRRWKVMQEVMSKPLQGWNIQDTTPEGYYRQRNLVIPVFGLKDYLWPLKYNDLIVNPNLVQNPYW from the coding sequence ATGAAATTCAATTTTAAACTCATCATACTACTTGCGGCAATTACGGGGATGGCCCTTTCCTGCAAGAAATACCTGGATGTAACGCCAGATAACGTGGCCACTATCGATTATGCTTTCAGAAACAGAAACGAGGCCGAAAACTACCTTTTTACCTGTTATTCTACGATACAGAATATGGGGCCATCCAATAGCGATGCGGCCTTTACCACCTCTGGAGAAATTTATTTTCCCAATACTTTAACAGAGGCCACACTGGGTAGCCGGGATGCAGAGCAGGGCTTTCACCTGATCAGGGGGGTACAAACTACTGATAACCCCTCACTAAATTATTGGGATGGGGAACAGTTGGGTCAGCCTATTTTTAAGGCCATCAGAAGGTGTAATATCTTTCTGGAGAATATCGACCGTCCGAAAGATCTCCCACAATTTGAACGCAACCGCTGGATCGCTGAGGTGAAGTTTTTAAAGGCCTATTACCACTTTTACCTGTTAAGGATGTATGGCCCGATTCCATTAATTAAACAGAACCTGCCAATAGATGCGGGCACAGATGAGGTAAGGGTAAAACGTGCGCCCGTTGACGAGGCCTTTGCCTATATCGTATCTTTATTGGATGAGGCCACACCCGATCTTCCACGCACCATTCAGGATCTCGCAAGGAGTTTAGGCCGGATTACGCAAAACATTGCCCTTTCGGTTAAAGCTGAGGTGCTGACCACTCAGGCTAGCCCTTTCTTTAACGGTAATCCCGATTATACGGGTTTTAAAGATAAAGATGGCCTTAATCTGTTCCCGGCGGCTTTTAGTGCCGAAAAGTGGAGCAAAGCAATGCTGGCCTGCCAGGCAGCTGTAAAATCATGCGAGGAAAGTAATCTTTCGCTTTACCATTTTACCTCGCCGGGCAATCTTCCAACTATACCTGCCCCGCTAAAAACCGTTATGGACATCAGGCAGAGCATTACTGAGAACTGGGAAAAAAATCCTGAAGTGATCTGGGCGCTTAATCCTGAATTTGGACTACAATCTATGGCGATGCCAAGACTTACCAATGCCATGGTTCAGAATATGGGCGGTGCACCGGGCAATTTTGCGGTGCCAATTGGCATGGCCGAGCTGTTTTACTCCAAAAATGGTATTCCGATGGCTGAAGATGCTAGTTACGATTATAGAGGCCGTTATGCCGTTGCTACAGCGCCTACTGAAAGTAAATACTATTTAAAAAGCGGTTATCAAACCATAAAAATGCACATGGATCGGGAACCTCGCTTTTATGCCGATTTATCATTCGATGGAAGCTGCTTTTTTGGCAATGGCCAAACCGATCCTGAAAAAATGCTGTATGTACAGGCCCGTGGCGGAACTTCCCTTGCTGGCCCGAAAGATAATATCAGGGTTAACGTATCAGGCTATTGGCCAAGCAAACTGGTAAACTACCAATCGGTTTTTGGTACAGAAGTTAGCCAGACGGGCTTTAGAATGCCGCTGATCAGGCTCGCCGGACTGTACCTGCTTTATGCAGAAACACTTAATGAGGTAAATGGGCCTACGGCAGATGTGTACACCTATATTGATAAAGTACGTACACGTGCGGGGTTAAAGGGTGTTAAAGAATCATGGTCGTCATACTCCACAAATCCTGGTAAGGCATCGAGTAAAGATGGCTTAAGAGCTATCATCCAGCAGGAACGCCGCATTGAACTTTGTTTTGAAGGAAGGATTGGATGGGATTTGAGGCGCTGGAAGGTGATGCAGGAGGTAATGAGCAAACCGCTTCAGGGCTGGAACATTCAGGATACTACGCCTGAAGGTTACTACCGTCAGCGTAACCTGGTAATTCCGGTCTTTGGTCTTAAGGATTATTTATGGCCGCTGAAATACAACGACCTGATCGTAAATCCGAACCTGGTTCAAAATCCTTATTGGTAA
- a CDS encoding DUF5000 domain-containing lipoprotein, which produces MMMKIRSKIYNRLCTLQFLLLLIVACSLYSCKESEGFNEVVSKDMTKPGALTGIKVENLAGAAVISYVLPNSENLLYVQAEYRINSRTVRQSKSSYYSDTIRVEGFEKSADYEVTLYAVSRANVKSDPVQVRVSPATPSYLAVYPTVQLQADFGGVNVTASNPAKKPIGVIVISNDKTTGKMLPIEQFYTEAESINFSVRGFDTLKRDFGVYVTDRWGNISDTLYKSISPIFEIMVPKAQFSEYRLASDSPLGAISLGWNTTRLWDNNTSDPGWHTEAGYGKPLQLCTFDMGVLTKLSRYKIWERGEAYGNDYSYNHGNPKTWTLWGSAKTAPADIELPVTSAKGTVVGDWINLGNFNCPPPPSGNAPGQTTPADLAAVKAGFEFNIALDIPKVRFIRLAVNSTWGNADFAHVMELSFWGNTN; this is translated from the coding sequence ATGATGATGAAAATTAGATCAAAAATATACAACAGGCTTTGCACACTACAGTTTCTTTTGCTGTTAATTGTGGCCTGCTCGCTTTATTCCTGCAAAGAAAGCGAAGGTTTTAATGAGGTGGTATCGAAAGATATGACAAAACCCGGAGCACTTACCGGAATAAAAGTAGAAAATCTGGCTGGCGCGGCGGTAATTTCTTATGTGTTGCCTAATTCCGAGAACCTGCTTTATGTTCAGGCAGAATATAGGATCAATTCGCGAACCGTAAGGCAAAGTAAATCTTCTTATTATAGCGATACAATCAGGGTTGAAGGCTTTGAAAAAAGCGCGGATTATGAGGTAACCCTTTATGCCGTATCGCGTGCAAATGTAAAAAGTGATCCTGTACAGGTACGTGTCAGCCCGGCAACACCTTCTTACCTGGCCGTTTATCCTACAGTTCAGCTTCAGGCCGATTTTGGCGGGGTAAATGTGACAGCCAGCAATCCGGCTAAAAAGCCGATAGGGGTAATTGTGATCTCCAATGATAAAACCACGGGGAAAATGCTGCCAATTGAACAGTTTTATACCGAAGCAGAGAGCATTAACTTCAGTGTAAGGGGTTTTGATACCCTAAAAAGAGATTTCGGGGTTTATGTAACCGATAGATGGGGAAATATTTCTGATACCTTATATAAATCAATCAGCCCGATTTTCGAAATCATGGTGCCAAAAGCACAATTTAGTGAATATAGATTAGCATCCGATTCACCTCTGGGTGCCATATCGCTGGGATGGAATACCACAAGGCTTTGGGACAATAATACCTCTGATCCGGGATGGCATACGGAAGCAGGTTATGGTAAGCCCCTTCAGCTCTGTACCTTCGATATGGGCGTGCTCACCAAACTCAGCCGTTATAAGATATGGGAAAGGGGAGAAGCCTATGGAAACGATTATTCTTATAACCATGGTAACCCTAAAACCTGGACACTTTGGGGGTCGGCTAAAACGGCACCGGCAGATATCGAATTGCCCGTTACATCAGCTAAAGGTACCGTGGTTGGCGACTGGATTAACCTGGGCAATTTCAACTGTCCGCCACCACCATCTGGCAACGCTCCGGGACAAACTACTCCTGCAGATCTTGCTGCGGTTAAAGCCGGATTTGAGTTTAACATTGCCCTGGATATTCCGAAGGTCAGGTTTATCAGGCTGGCCGTTAACTCGACCTGGGGAAATGCGGATTTTGCACACGTAATGGAATTATCTTTTTGGGGAAACACCAATTAA
- a CDS encoding DUF4998 domain-containing protein gives MTTKHINSILLVFMTIAVLCGCSKDALDYRKYLDGKERIYPGFPGKVAAAPGNYRVKLNWKASPDPSVIRYKIFWNNSADSLEMAAPDRSITDVSVIIPKLVEYNYSFTIYSYDKAGNKSVPVQISNVKVYGDSYKSSLTNRFLVSANPYQLDDSGITLNFEKPDTINIATEIRYTYKDGTIHTSALSPDANSIRLADYKSGTKIYFRSAYIPVKSAIDTFYTADYDSLSNILIPVDKSLFRPLKLGNDVGTYSDETNLTQLWNGNKAPTDYPDIFHSDDKSPLPHHFTFDMGKAVTNLAQFEIIGRNGYNNPTKFEIWGIADLTGAQTQSPGNSAGWTAESIGRGWKLLKTVERSDDGSAPFKVSLPDGLPDIRYIRIRVIQVASGDPNYSNISEISFWNK, from the coding sequence ATGACAACTAAACATATAAACAGCATCTTACTGGTTTTTATGACCATTGCAGTGCTTTGTGGCTGTAGCAAGGATGCCCTTGATTATAGAAAATATCTCGATGGAAAAGAGCGGATATATCCCGGCTTTCCGGGCAAAGTTGCGGCGGCACCAGGCAACTATAGGGTAAAACTAAACTGGAAAGCCAGTCCCGATCCGAGTGTAATCCGCTACAAAATATTCTGGAACAATTCCGCAGATTCATTAGAAATGGCAGCGCCTGATCGGTCCATCACTGATGTATCGGTAATCATTCCAAAACTAGTGGAGTACAATTATTCCTTTACCATCTATTCTTATGATAAAGCTGGGAATAAATCAGTCCCTGTTCAGATCAGCAACGTAAAGGTTTATGGCGATAGCTATAAATCGAGTTTAACCAATCGCTTTCTGGTATCTGCAAATCCCTATCAACTAGATGACAGCGGCATCACACTCAACTTTGAAAAACCCGATACCATTAACATCGCTACAGAAATACGTTATACTTATAAAGATGGTACCATACATACAAGCGCGCTAAGTCCTGATGCAAATTCGATCAGGCTGGCCGACTACAAATCTGGCACAAAAATTTATTTCAGATCGGCCTATATTCCCGTTAAATCGGCAATTGATACCTTTTACACCGCAGATTATGATTCTTTGAGTAACATCTTGATTCCGGTTGATAAATCGCTGTTCCGCCCGTTGAAGCTGGGTAATGATGTGGGCACTTATTCGGATGAAACCAATTTGACTCAACTCTGGAATGGAAATAAAGCACCCACTGATTATCCGGATATTTTCCATAGTGATGATAAGTCGCCGCTTCCGCATCACTTTACTTTCGATATGGGTAAAGCGGTAACCAACCTCGCTCAGTTTGAAATCATCGGGCGGAACGGCTATAATAACCCTACCAAATTTGAGATTTGGGGAATAGCCGATCTTACCGGTGCGCAGACACAATCGCCAGGCAATTCTGCCGGCTGGACAGCAGAATCGATAGGAAGAGGGTGGAAGTTGCTAAAAACAGTAGAACGTTCGGATGATGGATCAGCACCATTTAAAGTGAGCCTTCCAGATGGACTACCAGACATCCGGTATATCCGAATCCGCGTAATTCAAGTGGCCAGTGGTGATCCCAATTACAGCAACATTAGCGAAATATCCTTCTGGAATAAATAG